The Microcoleus sp. FACHB-831 DNA window AACTTCATAATCAGGTTGAGGTGGCGTATTCCACAGCAAAATAAGATAACCCTTGTCTTGTAGTGCAGCCGCAGCTTTTGGATGCCTAATCTCTGGCGGAACCCAGTGAAACGAAGTCGCTGCAAGAACGGCATTAAATTTCTCAGGCTGTAGATCCCACTCCTCAAATGTAGTATTTACAATCTCTACATCTGGATACGTCGCACAGTTTTGTCGCGCTAGTTGACAAGCTTGTTCGCTTGGCTCAAGGCATAGCATGGAAAAGCCCAATTGAGCAAACGCTGTTGTTGCAGTCCCAGGCCCGCATCCTATTTCAAGAATGTGCGCGGTTGAAGGAAGTTCGGCTAACTCTAGAACGCGATTAATTAGCTCTTTAGGATAGCGAGGTCTTGCGTTATTATAGGCATCTGCTACTGCGTTGTACAAACTTTTTCTTTGTTCTAAATTTTCCATAATTTGTTTTTCATCAATTAGTTTTTTACTAAAAAACCTATATCAATTGATTATAATTATCCTAAAAAAAGAAGCACCCCACCTTGTCTAGCAGGGTGGGGTACTTGTTTTCTAGAAAATTATTCCACTGTCACAGATTTGGCTAAATTTCTCGGTTGGTCAACATCCAAGCCGCGCCGCGCTGCAATGTGATAAGCCAACAACTGCAAAGGAATTACTGTCAGGATAGGCGATAGCAACTCTTCAACAGAGGGAACGGGGATGAGGTCGTCAAAAGTGTCCGCAGCTTCGCGATCGCTTAGTGGAGTAACTCCAATTAAACGAGCATCCCGCGCCTTAGCTTCCTGGGCATTAGATAGCACTTTTTCGTAAACGCTACCAGGCATGGCGATCGCTACTACGGGCACTTTAGCATCCAACAACGCAATTGGCCCGTGCTTCATCTCCCCAGCAGGATATCCCTCCGCATGAATATAGCTGATTTCTTTCAATTTCAGCGCCCCCTCCAATGCAATCGGGAAGTTAATTCCGCGTCCCAAAAAGATAAAATCTTTAGTTTCAGCGAAAGTGTGCGTCAGTTGTTCTATATATTTCTCCTGACTCTCCAAAATTATCTCAACCAATGCTGGTAACTGCCGCAAGCCTACCAACAGTTCCTCTAGCCGCGACGCCGACAGCATACTGCGCCGATAGGCTAAATCCAACGCTAAACAGTAAAACGCCATTAATTGGGCAACAAACGTTTTAGTCGCCGCTACACCAATTTCAATTCCAGCATGGGTTTCGATAATGTTAGGAACCAAATGAGCTAAGGAACTTTCCCGGCGATTGGTAATCCCCAACAGTCGCGGTTGATATTCCGCCGACTTACCATAGCGGCGGCGTTTTTCCATCTCCAGCGCCGCGAGGGTATCAGCCGTCTCCCCAGACTGCGTGACGCCAATGGTGAGCGTATTAGCCGTTAAAGGCGCTGGTGCATAGCGGAATTCGGAAGCATATTGCACCATAGTGGGAATCCCAGCTAGCTGTTCTAGCAAATATTTCCCCACTAACGCCGCGTGCCAACTTGTACCGCAGGCAAGAATCTGAACGTGTTCTAAATTCTCGTAGAGTGAATCGGGTAAATCTAGCTTAATTGGCGACTGGGAGGCTCCTGGGTTCCAATCAGAGTCAAAATAAGCTTCTAAACAAGCGCGTACTACCCCTGGTTGCTCGTAAATTTCCTTGAGCATGAAGTGCTTGAATCCTTGTTTTTCCACTAAAACAGGATTCCAGCTAAGAGTTCGGGGAGTTTTTTTAAGTCTGTCGCCAGCAAAGCTGTAAACTTCAACGCCAGTTGGTGTCAGCCGCGCCAGTTCCCCATTTTCTAGAGTGAGAACGGCGCGGGTGTAGGGAACGAGTGCGGGAGTATCCGAAGCGCAGAAAAACTCTCCTTGACCGAAACCGATTGTTAGGGGAGCTTGTTGCCGTGCAACGATGAGTTCATCAGGGTAGTCGGCAGAAATAACCGCGATCGCAAATGCCCCTTGCAGTTTATTCACAGCTTGTCGCACCGCCTCTAACAACCGAGAATCATGGTTCCCAGAAGCTGGGGGCGGAACTTGCTGCGCCATCAGGTCGGCGATTAGCTGCGGGATTCGCTCTGTTTCCGTACCAGCTTTATTCACCGCAGAGCGTACAGCCTCTATAAACGGAAACTGCTGACCGTTGGAAGCTGAAGCATGAACTTGCTGCGTCATCAGTTCAGTCACTAAGTTGGGAATCACCTCTGTGTCTGAATCAGATTTACCCACAGCTTGCTTAACCGCTTCTAAAAACGGAAACTGTTGAGTGTTAGAAGTTGAAGAATCAGCTTGCTGCGCCATCAGGTCGGCGATTAAGTGGGGAATCACCTCAGTATCGGTATCCGAACGAAACTCGTGTCCCCTCTGTTTGAGTTCTTCTCGTAACTCGCGATAGTTTTCAATAATCCCGTTTTGCACTACAGCTATGCGCCTTGCCGTATCCATGTGCGGATGGGCGTTGTATTCCTCTGGCTTGCCGTGCGTCGCCCAACGGGTGTGCCCGATGCCAACACACGCCGGGTTGACAACTGCCTCTAGTTTTTCGCGCAGGTTGTGGAGTTTGCCCTTGGCCCGGACGCAGTGGACTTCACCTTCCAAAACTGTGGCGATTCCAGCTGAATCATAGCCCCGGTACTCCAGTTTTTCCAATCCTGCGAGCAAAATTTCCGTCGCCGCTTGAGTGCCAATATAGCCTACTATTCCGCACATATATCAAAGCGCTCCTCTTTACCACACAATCTAAAAACTACAAGGGCTAAGGCAGAACCGTCAATAACATTTAACCCATTTACCCTTTTACAGCACTAAGACTCCACCTCCGCTAAAAAAAGAGGGAGCAACTTGCTCCCTCTGCTACTTGCACTTCGGTTTGATTAAAAGTGTTTTCAAGTCTGCTTATTAGTAAGCCAGACCCATGCTGCGAGTCGTTTCGCCTCCCAGGTAAACCCGGATGCTCAAAAAGTCGGTGGGACAAGCAGTTTCACACCGCTTGCAACCCACGCAGTCTTCTGTGCGAGGTGAAGAGGCAATTTGGCCGGCTTTACAGCCATCCCAAGGAACCATCTCCAGAACGTCCGTAGGACATGCCCGGACGCATTGGGTGCAGCCAATGCAGGTGTCGTAGATTTTGACGCTATGAGACATTGAATAACTGCTCCAAACGAGTGTTCTCTACTGTCGAGACTGACAAATCTTGGCTTAGTTTACCGTAGGCCTTGATTCCGCTTCTCCAAAAGGCTACAGAACTTCAAACTCCTTAATAACCGATCTTGCAAAATACGGTTAACGGACGGTTGGAAAGTACCCCGC harbors:
- a CDS encoding class I SAM-dependent methyltransferase, which translates into the protein MENLEQRKSLYNAVADAYNNARPRYPKELINRVLELAELPSTAHILEIGCGPGTATTAFAQLGFSMLCLEPSEQACQLARQNCATYPDVEIVNTTFEEWDLQPEKFNAVLAATSFHWVPPEIRHPKAAAALQDKGYLILLWNTPPQPDYEVYQMLDEVYQTHAPSITGYEERKTHEDHLRKFGEAVIDSGKFKNLVSEQLTPRLTYSIDGYISLLSTLSPYIRLNTQNRDALFKGLRETLEMNSIISLETSYLSVFHLAQKISVLEP
- the glmS gene encoding glutamine--fructose-6-phosphate transaminase (isomerizing), whose product is MCGIVGYIGTQAATEILLAGLEKLEYRGYDSAGIATVLEGEVHCVRAKGKLHNLREKLEAVVNPACVGIGHTRWATHGKPEEYNAHPHMDTARRIAVVQNGIIENYRELREELKQRGHEFRSDTDTEVIPHLIADLMAQQADSSTSNTQQFPFLEAVKQAVGKSDSDTEVIPNLVTELMTQQVHASASNGQQFPFIEAVRSAVNKAGTETERIPQLIADLMAQQVPPPASGNHDSRLLEAVRQAVNKLQGAFAIAVISADYPDELIVARQQAPLTIGFGQGEFFCASDTPALVPYTRAVLTLENGELARLTPTGVEVYSFAGDRLKKTPRTLSWNPVLVEKQGFKHFMLKEIYEQPGVVRACLEAYFDSDWNPGASQSPIKLDLPDSLYENLEHVQILACGTSWHAALVGKYLLEQLAGIPTMVQYASEFRYAPAPLTANTLTIGVTQSGETADTLAALEMEKRRRYGKSAEYQPRLLGITNRRESSLAHLVPNIIETHAGIEIGVAATKTFVAQLMAFYCLALDLAYRRSMLSASRLEELLVGLRQLPALVEIILESQEKYIEQLTHTFAETKDFIFLGRGINFPIALEGALKLKEISYIHAEGYPAGEMKHGPIALLDAKVPVVAIAMPGSVYEKVLSNAQEAKARDARLIGVTPLSDREAADTFDDLIPVPSVEELLSPILTVIPLQLLAYHIAARRGLDVDQPRNLAKSVTVE
- the psaC gene encoding photosystem I iron-sulfur center protein PsaC, with translation MSHSVKIYDTCIGCTQCVRACPTDVLEMVPWDGCKAGQIASSPRTEDCVGCKRCETACPTDFLSIRVYLGGETTRSMGLAY